The following nucleotide sequence is from Solidesulfovibrio carbinolicus.
TCCGAACTTGGTGACGGCTCCCAGCAACTTGTCGACGGTCGGACGGTCGGTAGGCGTCAAGCCTGACTTCACCTCGACGCAAAGCCGTGGCTGTCCAAATCCATACGGTGTATTCTATCCCTATTTTATTTTCATACTCCGACGAAAACGCACAACTGCTGCTGAAGCTTTAGTGGCAAGTTCGCAGGCCAAGGTTTTTGACGCCAGAAAAGAACCCGTCTCGGCCAGTTTGTTGGAAGGCGAGCCGCCGCCGCAGAGCATGAAGTCCTTGCACAAAGCACGGCAGTTAAGGATCCCCTGCCGTATTTCCTGCCAAATGCGCAAAAAACGATCGTTCCACCTGATGTCCCGCACATGATCAAGATGCACATTGCCTAATATCAAGCTGCCGTGAACAGGGTGCGTCATACTGTTGAGTTCCGGCGAAAACGTCGACAAACCGCCCTGGGCATTGACTGTGACGTGATGCCACGGCAGGCAGGTCCCTGAGGCGCGGGGACGCTCGTCGTCCAGAGCGTCCTCGATCTCCTGGAGTTCCCGAATGACCATGTCGCTGCCCCGGCTGTCCGTTTGCTGCGCGAATTCCTGCAGAAAGGCGGCGAAGTCTTCAGCTCTGCCGGCGGCATCGGTGGCAAGGGACGTCGTGCGGTTTTCGCCCTCAATTTCCTCAGGGTTGAAGGATAGCCGCCGCAGTCCGTGGTCATAGAAAAAATCGGCCAGTTCTTTCCCGTAGTCCAACGTGCCCGCCGTTACGACGCAGAGTATCGCGGGCACCAAGCCTGCGTCGTGCAGTCGCGCGATGCCGTTCAGGGCGCGGTCGAAACTGCCCCGCCCTGAGGCAAAACGTCGATTGGCGTCGTGGAGGGCGGCGAAACCGTCGAGGCTCACGCCGACAGCCACATCATGGTCCCGCAGAAATGCGGCCCAATCTCGGTCGAGCAAGGTGGCGTTCGTCTGTATGCTGTGGCGGATAGCCACGCCGGGTCCAAGTCGCCTGC
It contains:
- the grrM gene encoding cyclophane-forming radical SAM/SPASM peptide maturase GrrM/OscB encodes the protein MKLKTALLTLQPTTACNLRCRYCYLPHDQPTTSMSVETAGRAVDNLADAGLIGSELRVSWHMGEPLLAGRLFFEQAFSAIRRRLGPGVAIRHSIQTNATLLDRDWAAFLRDHDVAVGVSLDGFAALHDANRRFASGRGSFDRALNGIARLHDAGLVPAILCVVTAGTLDYGKELADFFYDHGLRRLSFNPEEIEGENRTTSLATDAAGRAEDFAAFLQEFAQQTDSRGSDMVIRELQEIEDALDDERPRASGTCLPWHHVTVNAQGGLSTFSPELNSMTHPVHGSLILGNVHLDHVRDIRWNDRFLRIWQEIRQGILNCRALCKDFMLCGGGSPSNKLAETGSFLASKTLACELATKASAAVVRFRRSMKIK